TTGCCGCGGTCGCGGGCTATCCTCACCTCACCGTGCCGATGGGCGCGGTCGAAGGTCTGCCGATCGGCCTGTCGTTCATCGGCGCCAAGTGGACCGACGCGCAGATCCTCACCGCAGGCGCTGCCTACGAACGCGCACGGACAGTGGCAGTGCCGGTGCCCGGCTTCAAACGCTGGGGCGAGTAACTGCAGCTAATCCACACGCGCAACTTCGCGCAGGGCCGCCAGCGCTTCGGTCTGCGATTGCAGGGCGCGATGGCGGGCATTGGCGCGGGCGATGCGCGTTCTGGCGTCGGCTTTGCGCCCCCCGCCATGGAAGCGCGCCAGCCAGGTCCGTGCCTCGCGCAGCCAGTGCCCTATCCTGTCGAATACTGCGCCGCTGCCCGCAACCGCCAAAGCGCGCGAACGCGGGATCGGCGCAATCGAATCCGTGGCATACGGCTGGGAAACTACGGGCGAAACCACCGTGGGGTCCTCCACGGCAAGGGGTTTCATGGCGAGCGCACGGTCGAGCAGATCTTCGGTCATCATCGCAACGAGTGCTTCCTGCGTTGGGGGTTGCCCGGTCGGGACCGGCGTCTTTGCTGGCTTGCCCGCGGGGGATCGGACCTTGCGGCTTGCTCCCGCGCGAGGCTTGCGCGCCTTGGGAGCAGCGGACTTGCGGCGGTTGGCCGGTTTTGCCGCCGCAGGCGGCACATCCGGCCACGGAATGGTGGTGATCGATGCACCGCGCGGTGGCGGAACGATCAAGCCCGCCGGAAACGCTGGCGGATTGCCCGTCCGCAGCAGGAATGCCGGTTCCGCCTTGGCGCGACTGCGCCCTCGCTTCTTGCCGTGGTGGCGCGGTTTGGAGGCGACGCGATTGCGGACGGTGTGCATGGCAGTTCCCTTGAAGAGAGGGTTCTTGCCGATGGATTCTGACACAACACGATTCGATCGCGAATCGCCAACCTGATCGGGTTCGGACCGACCGGAGCAATCCTCAACAACTTACGAATTCATACGGCGCACAAACACGTAATCCGACGCCCAAAACGGCAACGGCCCGGCATGCCGAAGCACACCGGGCCGACCGATATCCCGCCCCGTCAGGCAGGATCAATCCGAAATGGTTCAGCCTTCGACCTTCTTCTTGGCCGGGGCCTTCTTCTTGGGAGCAGGCGCTTCCTCGTCGGCCATGTCAGCCGCAGGAGCATCCTCAGCCGCAGCCTTCTTCTTCGGAGCAGCCTTCCTGGGCTTTTCCTCAGTCGTGGCTTCAGCAGCAGGAGCATCCTCGGCAGGGGCTTCGTCAGCAGCCGCCTTCTTCTTCGATGCGGCCTTCTTCGCAGGCTTGGCTTCGGTGGCAGCAGCGCCATCCTCGGCTTCGATCGCGGCCTGCAGTTCTTCCTTGGTCACTTCGCGTTCGGTAACTTCGGCCTTGTCGAACAGGAAATCGACAACCTTGTCTTCATAAAGCGGGGCGCGCAGCTGGGCTGCGGCCAGCGGTTCCGAACGCACGTATTCGGCAAAGCGCTGGCGGTCTTCCTCGCGGTACTGCTGCTGCGCCTGACGGATCAGCATTTCCATTTCCTGCGCGGTTACCTGAACGCCATTGGCCTGGCCGATTTCCGACAGGAGCAGGCCCAGACGCACACGGCGCTCGGCAATCTTGCGGTAATCGTCCTTCTCGGCTTCGATTTCCTTCAGCGCATCCTCAGGGTTTTCTTCGCCCTGGGCTTCCTGCTGAAGCTGCTGCCAGATCTGTTCGAATTCGGCTTCCACCATCGAAGGCGGAACGGCAAAATCGTGACCCGCGGCAAGCTGATCGAGCAGCGCGCGCTTCATCTGGGTACGGGTAAGGCCCGCCGTTTCCTGCTCAAGCTGGCCGCGCAGAAGCCCGCGCAGCTGCTCGATGCTTTCAAGGCCGAGCATCTTGGCGAATTCGTCATTGGCTTCGAATTCGCCTGCAACCTTCACCGCCTTCACGGTGATGTCGAAGGTGGCGTCCTTGCCCTTGAGGTTTTCGGCCGGGTAATCTTCGGGGAAGGTCACGGTGATGACCTTTTCGTCGCCCACCTTCACGCCGACAAGCTGTTCCTCGAAGCCGGGGATGAAGCGGCCAGCGCCCAGTTCCAGCGGGGTGTCTTCCGCCGCGCCACCATCAAAAGGCACACCATCGACCTTGCCGAGGAAATCGATGATGATCTGGTCGCCGTCCTTTGCCACCGCGCCTTCTTCGGCATCGGTGTAGGACTTCTGGCCTTGCGCGATGCGGCCAATCGCTTCGTCAACCTGCTCGTCGGTGACG
This genomic interval from Novosphingobium sp. CECT 9465 contains the following:
- the tig gene encoding trigger factor encodes the protein MQIVETTNEGLKRAYTVTIPAGDIAARVDGEVKKIAPQIKMPGFRPGKVPANLVRKMHGAQLHQEALQTSIRDAMDKLVADHKLRPAMQPAVALGEGYDVGKDAELTVELEVLPVVETPSLEGLKLEKLTVPVTDEQVDEAIGRIAQGQKSYTDAEEGAVAKDGDQIIIDFLGKVDGVPFDGGAAEDTPLELGAGRFIPGFEEQLVGVKVGDEKVITVTFPEDYPAENLKGKDATFDITVKAVKVAGEFEANDEFAKMLGLESIEQLRGLLRGQLEQETAGLTRTQMKRALLDQLAAGHDFAVPPSMVEAEFEQIWQQLQQEAQGEENPEDALKEIEAEKDDYRKIAERRVRLGLLLSEIGQANGVQVTAQEMEMLIRQAQQQYREEDRQRFAEYVRSEPLAAAQLRAPLYEDKVVDFLFDKAEVTEREVTKEELQAAIEAEDGAAATEAKPAKKAASKKKAAADEAPAEDAPAAEATTEEKPRKAAPKKKAAAEDAPAADMADEEAPAPKKKAPAKKKVEG